A region of Gracilinanus agilis isolate LMUSP501 chromosome 3, AgileGrace, whole genome shotgun sequence DNA encodes the following proteins:
- the SLC25A6 gene encoding ADP/ATP translocase 3, producing MTEQAISFAKDFLAGGIAAAISKTAVAPIERVKLLLQVQHASKQIAADKQYKGIMDCIVRIPKEQGMLSFWRGNLANVIRYFPTQALNFAFKDKYKQVFLGGVDKHTQFWRYFAGNLASGGAAGATSLCFVYPLDFARTRLAADVGKSGTEREFKGLGDCLVKITKSDGIRGLYQGFNVSVQGIIIYRAAYFGIYDTAKGMLPDPKNTHIVISWMIAQTVTAVAGVVSYPFDTVRRRMMMQSGRKGADIMYTGTIDCWRKIAKDEGGKAFFKGAWSNVLRGMGGAFVLVLYDELKKVI from the exons ATGACGGAACAGGCCATCTCCTTTGCCAAGGACTTCTTGGCCGGTGGCATCGCCGCTGCTATTTCCAAGACCGCGGTGGCCCCCATCGAGAGAGTCAAGCTACTATTGCAG gtgcaGCATGCAAGTAAACAAATTGCTGCAGATAAGCAGTACAAAGGCATTATGGACTGTATAGTCCGAATTCCAAAGGAACAAGGGATGCTTTCCTTCTGGCGGGGTAACTTAGCAAATGTCATCAGATATTTCCCCACCCAGGCCCTTAACTTCGCCTTTAAGGATAAGTATAAGCAGGTGTTTTTGGGAGGAGTGGACAAGCACACACAATTTTGGAGGTATTTTGCTGGTAATCTTGCCTCTGGTGGTGCAGCTGGAGCCACTTCTCTCTGCTTTGTCTACCCTTTGGATTTTGCGAGAACCCGCTTGGCAGCTGATGTTGGGAAATCTGGCACTGAGAGAGAATTCAAAGGCCTAGGAGACTGCCTTGTGAAAATCACCAAGTCTGATGGAATTCGGGGCTTATATCAAGGTTTCAATGTCTCAGTGCAGGGTATTATTATCTATAGAGCAGCCTACTTTGGAATCTATGATACAGCAAAAG GTATGCTTCCAGATCCTAAGAACACTCATATTGTGATAAGTTGGATGATTGCACAAACAGTGACTGCTGTAGCAGGCGTGGTTTCCTATCCCTTTGATACTGTAAGGCGACGAATGATGATGCAGTCTGGGCGCAAAGGAG CTGACATCATGTACACTGGGACAATTGACTGCTGGAGGAAGATTGCTAAAGATGAGGGTGGCAAAGCTTTCTTCAAGGGTGCCTGGTCCAATGTTCTTAGAGGCATGGGTGGAGCTTTTGTACTTGTCCTGTATGATGAATTGAAGAAAGTAATCTAA